Proteins encoded together in one Papaver somniferum cultivar HN1 unplaced genomic scaffold, ASM357369v1 unplaced-scaffold_117, whole genome shotgun sequence window:
- the LOC113330235 gene encoding uncharacterized protein LOC113330235, which yields MVDSPPPSPSKVRGPKFDEPRSSLDPYDVPASDNRSTVFYSPILTGDNYPTWSRGIARALKAKNKYGFVDGTIAKPIASDDKLPAWIRANNLVCIWIANSCEAEIKRSISWIEDARDIWIDLEDRFSETNMPRIFDLNRHISTLKQEDSSISSYYTKLKSLWDEVGALTPVEPSTCGNGRQVIEQMNRDKAMEFLQGLHDRFSAVRSNILLMSPFPMLAKIYSLVRQEEEQQFINVAVAPQIDGAALSTRFSARSRVLLVTIAERSVTPKTAVIN from the coding sequence ATGGTTgattcaccaccaccatctccatctaaAGTACGAGGACCTAAGTTTGATGAACCTCGCTCAAGCTTAGACCCTTATGATGTACCAGCGTCGGATAATCGGTCGACTGTGTTTTATTCCCCTATATTAACGGGTGATAATTATCCCACATGGTCAAGGGGAATTGCTCGGGCTTTAAAAGCCAAGAACAAATACGGTTTTGTTGATGGTACAATAGCCAAACCAATCGCTTCTGATGACAAACTTCCAGCTTGGATTCGTGCAAACAATCTGGTTTGTATTTGGATTGCCAATTCCTGTGAAGCTGAGATAAAACGAAGCATTAGTTGGATAGAAGATGCTAGGGATATTTGGATTGATCTTGAGGATCGATTTTCTGAAACAAATATGCCTAGAATTTTTGATTTAAACCGTCATATATCAACCCTCAAACAAGAAGATtctagtatatcttcttattACACCAAGCTTAAAAGTCTATGGGATGAAGTAGGTGCTCTTACACCGGTTGAACCTTCCACCTGTGGTAATGGAAGGCAAGTGATTGAACAGATGAACAGAGACAAAGCAATGGAGTTCTTACAAGGACTTCATGACAGATTTTCGGCCGTAAGAAGCAATATCCTTCTCATGTCTCCTTTTCCGATGCTTGCGAAGATTTACTCCCTTGTTCGTCAGGAAGAAGAACAACAATTCATCAACGTTGCTGTTGCACCTCAAATTGACGGCGCCGCCTTGTCCACCAGATTTTCAGCAAGAAGCCGCGTCCTTCTTGTGACCATTGCCGAAAGATCGGTCACACCAAAGACCGCTGTTATCAATTAG